In Streptobacillus ratti, the DNA window CCTTTAAAATCAGATTTATGGGTATACATGACTCTTACAGCTACAATTTATTCAGTAAGTGTTTCAACTTTATTAATAGCTGCATGTTATTGGAAAAAATCAAATGATTGGGGAGCTTATGCTGCAATAATTATTGGAGCTTTAACACCTATTAGTTTTTTAGTATCACAACAAGTAGAAGTTTTAAAACCATATGCAGATAAGATAGGTCCATACTATTCAGGAATAGCATCATTTGTATTTACATGGATAGCTATGATAGTAGGTTCTTATTTAAAAAATGCGTTTTCTAAAAAGGAAGTGAAATAAATGAAACTATTAGTATTGTTTTGGGAATTTTTAATAATTTTTGGTCTTACGTGGTATATATATACTATAATAATAGTTGGAATAAAAGGATTTAAGAACATAAAAGAAATGTTGGAGGCTGTAAGCAATGAAAAAAAATAATATTTTATTTATTATTGCAGATGATTTAGGAGCATGGGCATTAGGTTGTTATGGAAATAAAGATGCTATAACTCCTAATATTGATATGTTAGCAGAAAAAGGTAAAATATTTGAAAATTTCTTTTGTGTTTCGCCTGTGTGTTCTCCAGCAAGAGCTTCAATTTTTACAGGAAGAATACCATCACAACATGGAATACATGATTGGCTTGATGAATGGGAAAATGGTGTAACAACAGAGGATTATTTAAAAGGACAATCTACATTTGTAGATGTTTTATCAAAAAATGGATATACTTGTTGTATGAGTGGAAAATGGCATATGGGACTTGCAGATGTTCCTCAAAAAGGATTTCATTATTGGTATTCACATCAAAAAGGTGGTGGACCATACTATAATGCACCTATGTATAAAGATGGAAAGTTAGTACATGAAGAGGAATATATAACTGATAAAATAACAGATTATGCTATAGAATTTTTAAATAATATTGATAAAGAAAAGGAACCTTTCTTTTTAAATGTTAATTATACAGCTCCTCATTCACCATGGGATAAGAAAAATCATAAAGAAGAAATTTTAAAACTTTATGAGGATTGTAAATTTGAATCTTGTCCAAGAGATCCATATCATCCTTGGAAAATAGCTGAAACATTTGAGGGTAGTGAAGAAGAAAGAATAGAAATACTTAAAGGATATTTTGCAGCACTTACTGCTATGGATTTTGGTATTGGAAAAATAATTAGCGAACTTGAAAAGAAAGATATGCTTAAAGACACCCTTATAATCTTCACAAGTGATAATGGAATGAATATGGGACATCACGGTATTTTTGGAAAAGGGAATGGAACAAGTCCTTTAAATATGTATGATAGTTCTGTTAAGGTTCCATTTATAATATATAAAAAAGATGAAACAGAAGCAGAAAAAGTAAATAATTTATTAAGTCATTATGATATAAGATTTACATTACTTGAATATTTAGGATTAGATGATATTAAAGATGAAAATATCGACTATCCAGGAAGTAGTTTTTCAGAGATACTTAATAATAAGAAGATAGATAATGATAATAATGTAGTAATATATGATGAATATGGTCCAACAAGAATGATTAGAAATGAAAGATATAAGTATGTTCATAGATATCCTGATGGACCACATGAGTTTTATGATATACAAAATGATGTAGAAGAACATGTAAATGAGATTAATAATGAAAAATATAGTGAAATTATAGATGATATGAGAAAAGAACTTGAAATATGGTTCTTAAACTATGTGAATAAAGAAATTGATGGTGCAACACTTCCAATTTATGGTGCAGGTCAGAAAAAACTTGCAGGTAAATGGGGTGGATATGCAAGAGATACTTTTGGAAGATATCATTCAAAATTCATATTTTCATCTGATAGTAAATTAAGTGAAGATGAAGAAATAGAAATAGAAAATAAAATACAATAAAAGAGAATTAGAGGTGAACATGGTAGAAGTAAACTCATTTTTAGATTATCTTAAATTTGAAAAAGGTAATGCTGATAAAACTATAGAAAGTTATAGAAATGACTTATATACTTTCTTTAAAAAAGTAAATAAAAAAGTATGTGATATAACTAGTGATGATATCTATAATTATATAGAAAAGCTTAAGGAGAAATATACATATAATACAGTTATTAGAAAAATAAGTAGCATAAAATCCTTTTTTAAGTTTTGCTACATTGAAAAAATAATTAAAAATGATCCAGCAAATAAGATACATAATTTAAAAAAAGAGAAAAGACTACCAAATGCTCTAAGCGTTGAAGAAATTAATGCTATAATACAAAGCTTCAATCATGAACCAGTAAATAGAAGAAATCAATTAATGGTTAAATTTTTAGTGGCAACAGGTGCTAGAATTTCAGAAGTAATTAATTTAGAAATTAAAGATATAGAAAATTCTGATTTTGAATTTGCTAAACTTTATGGTAAAGGAAGTAAGTATAGATTTGTTCCTATATATTTAGAACTTGAAAAAGAAATAAAGGAATATATAAGAGATATAAGACCTAAAATTAAAGGAAGTGAAAATAGTTATTTACTTTTTCCTGGAATTAGAAGAGAGAATTTTTGGAAGATATTAAATAAACATGCACAAAATGTAGGGATAGAAAAGAATATACATCCACATATATTTAGACATTCTACGGCAACAATGATGATAGAAAATGGTGCTGATATTAGAATAGTTCAAGAATTGTTAGGTCATGCAAGTATTACAACAACAGAAATATATACTCATGTTGAAAAATCTAAACTTAGAGAAATATATAAGAAAGTGAAAATTGGAGAAGAAGATGAATAAAGAAATATTTAAAAAGTATAGTTTTGAGATGTTAATTTTAACTATATTTATCATAACAGGTGTAATATTTAAATTTAAATTATTAGGAGAAAAAAATATATTTTTACTGTCAATTTTAACGACTAGCTATATTTTATTAAACTCTTGTATATTAAAAATTGTATATAAGTCATCATTTCCTAG includes these proteins:
- a CDS encoding sulfatase-like hydrolase/transferase, whose protein sequence is MKKNNILFIIADDLGAWALGCYGNKDAITPNIDMLAEKGKIFENFFCVSPVCSPARASIFTGRIPSQHGIHDWLDEWENGVTTEDYLKGQSTFVDVLSKNGYTCCMSGKWHMGLADVPQKGFHYWYSHQKGGGPYYNAPMYKDGKLVHEEEYITDKITDYAIEFLNNIDKEKEPFFLNVNYTAPHSPWDKKNHKEEILKLYEDCKFESCPRDPYHPWKIAETFEGSEEERIEILKGYFAALTAMDFGIGKIISELEKKDMLKDTLIIFTSDNGMNMGHHGIFGKGNGTSPLNMYDSSVKVPFIIYKKDETEAEKVNNLLSHYDIRFTLLEYLGLDDIKDENIDYPGSSFSEILNNKKIDNDNNVVIYDEYGPTRMIRNERYKYVHRYPDGPHEFYDIQNDVEEHVNEINNEKYSEIIDDMRKELEIWFLNYVNKEIDGATLPIYGAGQKKLAGKWGGYARDTFGRYHSKFIFSSDSKLSEDEEIEIENKIQ
- a CDS encoding tyrosine-type recombinase/integrase, whose product is MVEVNSFLDYLKFEKGNADKTIESYRNDLYTFFKKVNKKVCDITSDDIYNYIEKLKEKYTYNTVIRKISSIKSFFKFCYIEKIIKNDPANKIHNLKKEKRLPNALSVEEINAIIQSFNHEPVNRRNQLMVKFLVATGARISEVINLEIKDIENSDFEFAKLYGKGSKYRFVPIYLELEKEIKEYIRDIRPKIKGSENSYLLFPGIRRENFWKILNKHAQNVGIEKNIHPHIFRHSTATMMIENGADIRIVQELLGHASITTTEIYTHVEKSKLREIYKKVKIGEEDE